In the Sarcophilus harrisii chromosome 1, mSarHar1.11, whole genome shotgun sequence genome, one interval contains:
- the LOC116419909 gene encoding polyserase-2-like, producing the protein PYFLGCVFTAFHSIPGKTQYAECGRPLRQDRVVGGSDAPLAKWPWQVSVHRFGRQICGGTLISESWVVSAAHCFVFPGLLANSLLQCTTFDFSNSSFPSNFSLIPPEQFTVAVGVHSQLSLMLNLDVSAGMHQIVNVSDILVHENYSGAVHGNDIALMRLAQPVNFTEYVQPICLPRANHSFPHGASCWATGWGHVQERVPQSLQSGLILQQLELKIIGPKECQCLFNYNGPFNVTVKLLPTMLCAGYKEGKRDTCQGDSGGPLVCEEQGQWFLAGVTSFGHGCARRNRPGIFTNVVAFEDWIRERVEGAAFPEQPEPIPTPLVEDSDNCTIALPECGIAPRPGDWPWKAVIITPASLPCHGVLVAEKWVLAPASCFLGLKDISSWHVMLPPKAQSIAVLSVQLNVNFTQDYEYDLALLELAVPVSFTEDTRAVCLPRLNHYFLPSSQCRLIQWGRGEPPLASPSLLEAEMASNWWCYCVRGSELEMVANPLENPSILCAEYHEEEKKGCWMGSRWGLLCEESGSWFLAGLSKPPEDCLRPRVFSPLQLQSLWIRQAALTSYMEDQLNWDFPAVRTLSFCPSKTKFGACGIQSYKDSNPWPWVAEVHGARDEVCMATLVSPGWVLTDTHCVPRHGSIASRLQVKLGRTRFGTPGQVSRPVSSIHYTMGSPLVLLQLETRVEMSASALPVCLNSGPVSKDMPCWVLGWKDTVNRVPMAVPVFILTPKDCPYLNKHTLPLGTFCVAYGRKRLDRYEVDLGSSLMCQRGPDSWMLMGISIRGSQELFAPVGTQRSWISQTVRDAPFV; encoded by the exons CCATATTTTCTTGGGTGTGTCTTCACAGCCTTCCACTCCATCCCAGGAAAGACACAATATGCAG AATGTGGTCGACCTCTTCGCCAGGACCGCGTTGTGGGCGGCTCTGATGCACCTCTTGCAAAGTGGCCTTGGCAAGTAAGTGTCCACAGATTTGGGAGGCAAATATGTGGCGGCACCCTCATCTCCGAGTCCTGGGTTGTCTCTGCAGCTCATTGTTTCGTATTCCCAGG ATTACTAGCAAATTCTCTATTACAATGTACCACATTTgacttttctaattcttcttttcccagcaatttttctctCATTCCACCAGAGCAATTTACTGTTGCTGTGGGTGTGCACTCTCAACTGTCTTTAATGCTAAACCTTGATGTATCAGCTGGCATGCATCAGATAGTGAATGTGTCAGATATTCTGGTTCATGAGAATTACTCTGGAGCTGTACATGGAAATGACATTGCTTTAATGCGTCTTGCTCAGCCTGTCAACTTCACAGAGTATGTGCAGCCCATTTGTTTGCCCCGAGCCAATCACAGTTTCCCTCATGGAGCTTCCTGCTGGGCCACAGGTTGGGGACATGTCCAAGAGAGAG TACCGCAGTCGCTCCAGTCAGGCTTGATACTCCAGCAACTGGAACTGAAGATCATTGGACCCAAAGAATGTCAGTGTCTCTTCAACTACAATGGTCCCTTTAATGTAACTGTGAAATTGTTACCTACTATGCTATGTGCTGGCtacaaggaagggaaaagagatacCTGCCAG GGGGACTCTGGAGGCCCACTTGTCTGTGAGGAACAAGGCCAGTGGTTCCTGGCTGGAGTCACCAGTTTTGGCCATGGCTGTGCAAGGAGGAACCGGCCAGGGATCTTTACAAATGTGGTGGCCTTTGAAGACTGGATCAGGGAACGAGTGGAAGGCGCAGCTTTCCCTGAGCAACCTGAGCCTATCCCAACGCCTTTGGTAGAAGACTCTGACAATTGTACTATTGCCTTGCCAG AATGTGGCATTGCTCCCAGACCTGGTGACTGGCCCTGGAAAGCTGTAATAATTACTCCAGCATCTCTACCCTGCCATGGGGTGTTGGTAGCAGAGAAATGGGTTCTTGCACCAGCCAGCTGCTTTCTGGG CCTAAAAGACATCAGTAGTTGGCATGTGATGCTTCCACCCAAGGCACAAAGTATAGCTGTCCTCAGCGTACAGTTAAATGTCAACTTCACACAGGATTATGAGTATGACCTGGCCCTCTTGGAGCTAGCAGTCCCAGTGTCTTTTACTGAAGATACAAGGGCCGTGTGTTTACCCCGTCTGAATCACTACTTTTTGCCCAGTAGCCAGTGCCGTCTGATCCAATGGGGCCGGGGAG AGCCACCCCTGGCTTCCCCGTCCCTGTTGGAAGCTGAAATGGCATCTAACTGGTGGTGTTATTGCGTCCGTGGCTCGGAGCTGGAGATGGTAGCCAACCCCTTGGAGAATCCTAGCATCCTGTGTGCTGAATAccatgaagaggagaaaaagggctGTTGG ATGGGAAGCCGCTGGGGCCTCTTATGTGAGGAATCAGGATCCTGGTTTCTGGCAGGTCTTTCAAAGCCTCCAGAAGATTGTCTTCGGCCTCGGGTCTTCTCCCCTCTACAACTTCAAAGCCTCTGGATCAGGCAGGCAGCCCTTACCTCCTACATGGAGGATCAGCTCAACTGGGACTTTCCGGCTGTGAGAACTCTATCATTCTGTCCCTCCAAAACCAAGTTTGGAG CTTGTGGTATTCAGTCATACAAAGACAGTAACCCATGGCCCTGGGTGGCAGAGGTGCACGGTGCCAGGGATGAAGTTTGCATGGCCACTCTAGTGAGCCCTGGTTGGGTCCTAACAGACACTCATTGTGTGCCCAG GCATGGCTCCATAGCGTCCCGTCTACAGGTTAAACTGGGTAGAACACGCTTCGGTACCCCGGGCCAGGTGTCAAGGCCGGTCAGCAGCATTCATTACACCATGGGATCACCCCTAGTCCTACTGCAGCTAGAGACTAGGGTAGAAATGTCAGCTTCTGCTCTGCCAGTCTGTCTCAATTCTGGGCCAGTTTCAAAAGATATGCCCTGTTGGGTGCTAGGCTGGAAAGATACTGTAAACCGAG TCCCCATGGCAGTACCCGTGTTCATCTTGACCCCAAAAGACTGCCCCTACCTCAACAAGCACACCCTACCTCTGGGAACCTTCTGTGTAGCATATGGCAGGAAAAGACTAGACAGATATGAG GTTGACTTGGGCTCATCTCTCATGTGCCAACGAGGACCTGACTCCTGGATGCTGATGGGCATTTCAATAAGGGGAAGCCAAGAACTGTTTGCCCCAGTGGGGACCCAACGGTCTTGGATCTCTCAGACTGTGAGGGATGCACCCTTTGTGTAA